A single region of the Salvia splendens isolate huo1 chromosome 18, SspV2, whole genome shotgun sequence genome encodes:
- the LOC121776889 gene encoding glycine-rich cell wall structural protein 1-like translates to MDHKAGVGAGEPPLSGTGEVAPTVAGEGDSVGINGGGTAAGDRDGASIGASSIVGGGASIDAGEGMSIGGAGVGDSIGGKIGSGGGASIAGVGGEDGNGGGGDLWLCGQYIL, encoded by the exons ATGGATCATAAAG CCGGAGTTGGTGCCGGAGAACCACCGCTATCGGGGACCGGAGAAGTAGCGCCAACTGTTGCCGGAGAAGGAGATTCGGTAGGGATCAACGGAGGAGGAACGGCTGCTGGCGACAGAGATGGTGCTTCAATTGGTGCTTCTTCTATAGTCGGAGGAGGAGCGTCTATTGATGCCGGAGAAGGAATGTCGATTGGTGGCGCCGGTGTAGGTGATTCTATTGGTGGAAAAATTGGCTCCGGAGGTGGAGCTTCTATAGCTGGCGTTGGAGGCGAAGACGGCAACGGCGGCGGTGGTGATCTATGGTTATGTGGACAATATATTCTGTAG